In Montipora capricornis isolate CH-2021 chromosome 4, ASM3666992v2, whole genome shotgun sequence, a single genomic region encodes these proteins:
- the LOC138045745 gene encoding myosin heavy chain, cardiac muscle isoform-like isoform X2 codes for MFTKSQVNLKPDKATLKPSVFPNNGNILKKKARSTILSVLSRRQSQEKLFLDEKPAGNQHSSLSSSEPGSQETKLASQAVIVDLNASKPNPQRPSSVAVRRQSLQLAPSKEVRTSSDSTNKVSQVDPAIGQEKCNSSRTVVDSSNVTQTGLDSLDNNGNIGKLGSRWPPPRNPDIKGESLGLRRASAPKHLFFPPEVEVTKPESDVMVVSMSPSYTSVKDITQDTPSSPRFESDSVKVSIPFQVQGQSQQPEKADHGTDPWSSSVSVCVPFQVDENGASVTLLSSAAPALAAVGSSSAVNSLRSAGKDKIDGAVTKATTHSSPQPSPQPSRRKIHKEGQFKDKRATKESPKSMGKEASKHKAMEKAVSSAALKAPTGGKPRSRSFNVGDKVKLTPSPSGTPSSETPKSSPSNSPKPQRRNAMSKDMNKKRPSEIKKQDAHSRPHSDPLIAEKINNKKKSKGDPAVTDTATTGPRKTSSDSLQSLMNKVKDLEIENKTLKDKCQPMEQRLAVVTLLEKEKLHLQKQYNEILQENEKRKSEVELLNVSAQKEKEKREELEARHDKLATDLEKTNEEIKELKHQTLRLEEIKSSLERENDKKVDTITKYCDNIANLKSSNTVLVQQKDEARNKISVLLQGLQSLRDCVTKLKEESRDLQSQVIDKGADFARTMKTCVGGLEKVVFCVQKEKRVTLEEEVQVGTDIADKLDKDTQCSDLQSVELILGQLEGNEKMFEQVKKIMNELESRYATNKEGEENLERELPLAADRIREDGITENQNSECATCKNRQMELAALATELNTVKSSLRTSESERTEAVEESKELKREAKYLKYVLSYREDVQNLQMSTQQSKELEKMSSNLEEAEKKVNDLEDEVGRLQEEKQTLLMSILNLYSGQEIEDVKEEDEEEAGDEMKSEDKDENREGNGEMFARSSSIGGRSPRTPEAVARREELKFRFRLSLSESEYSYTSDRTEGEGESDDEDINSPTAVNLQAVKTENKQLKSNLYEANEEKEELLSNLDKLCEEYDLLKASHDQLAEEHSLVVDRAKKDKIAYQTRLEQIEIQRENMHDTLRQVQDEKLALLKCLEMKNFEAQPLPSPVPGLDFDKIIARAHALTQEESNEPTSLQNLDLEKIIAHAQSFTQEENKSGGPSLMPNAEMDEIIARAQSFARKENNSNEPGAVPNREMDRIISRAHSFTREENKSSEPTSNEEESDASLFSETEDDTSDQSYNKRIAQRTPDQYVASNGQMTRSTPEDSDLAGIVASIENDLSKLKERLHKRDTSGDDSESRPSKPPPGARILKRQASVVKSNLDRVCREKLHLQNEVESLRRYLLKRRDSAMDLRRKRSRGSLRKDTASELENHLEGIKTLQALLGKSDEQLRQTNEIISRLEAVNNETEEKLRESEVLKDDLRRAVQIANNFAMEEQHKAEQLELRNHALLKQIGVLKSGAASPSTNDTSDGLEELTTLRVKPAFKLRETKTYNRNISEDDYDDNESTFTTEGESDFYSSRRSSINSESDFARSPRDNADTLDSTATSLNGAELNETQETETECTSHESSTVDTSDDADDDKE; via the exons ATGTTTACGAAGTCACAGGTCAACCTTAAACCAGACAAAG CGACTTTGAAGCCATCGGTTTTTCCAAACAATGGTAACATCCTAAAGAAGAAAGCACGAAGTACCATCTTATCTGTGTTATCAAGACGCCAGTCACAGGAGAAGCTTTTTCTTGATGAAAAACCTGCTGGAAATCAACACAGCTCTCTCAGTTCATCAGAGCCGGGCTCGCAGGAGACAAAATTGGCTTCCCAGGCAGTGATAGTCGATCTAAATGCATCGAAACCCAATCCCCAGAGGCCGAGTTCTGTCGCCGTAAGAAGACAAAGTCTCCAATTGGCACCGTCCAAAGAGGTGAGGACTTCATCCGACTCCACTAATAAAGTTTCTCAAGTTGATCCGGCAATTGGACAAGAAAAATGCAATTCCTCGCGCACGGTGGTTGATTCAAGTAATGTAACTCAGACTGGGCTTGACAGTTTAGATAACAACGGAAATATCGGCAAACTGGGATCGAGATGGCCGCCACCGCGCAACCCTGACATCAAAGGTGAATCCCTTGGTTTGCGCAGAGCTTCAGCACCAAAACACTTGTTTTTTCCACCAGAGGTGGAAGTTACTAAGCCAGAATCTGATGTGATGGTTGTGTCCATGTCGCCCTCGTACACCAGTGTAAAGGACATTACTCAAGATACTCCTAGCAGTCCAAGATTTGAGTCGGACTCAGTCAAGGTGTCCATACCTTTCCAGGTTCAAGGTCAGAGCCAACAACCCGAGAAAGCCGATCACGGTACAGACCCGTGGTCATCGTCTGTCTCCGTTTGTGTGCCATTTCAAGTCGACGAGAATGGTGCTAGTGTGACTCTGTTATCCTCTGCTGCACCTGCACTTGCTGCTGTGGGCAGCAGTAGTGCGGTTAACTCATTGCGTTCGGCAGGAAAAGATAAAATTGATGGAGCTGTTACTAAAGCAACCACCCACTCCTCTCCGCAACCCTCTCCACAACCAAGCAGACGAAAAATCCACAAAG AAGGTCAATTCAAGGACAAGAGGGCGACAAAAGAATCACCAAAGAGCATGGGAAAGGAGGCCAGCAAGCACAAGGCGATGGAGAAAGCAGTGTCCTCTGCGGCTTTAAAAGCCCCAACAGGAG GCAAACCAAGATCAAGATCCTTCAATGTCGGGGACAAAGTTAAACTAACTCCGAGTCCCAGTGGAACGCCGTCCTCGGAAACTCCAAAATCAAGTCCCAGTAATTCTCCAAAACCCCAGAGACGCAACGCCATGTCCAAAGACATGAACAAGAAGAGACCAAGTGAGATAAAGAAACAAGATGCTCACAGCAGaccccattcagaccctctCATTGCCGAAAA GATAAATAACAAGAAGAAATCTAAAGGCGACCCAGCCGTCACTGATACTGCTACAACGGGCCCAC GGAAAACAAGTTCTGATTCTTTGCAATCACTGATGAATAAAGTCAAAGATCTTGAGATTGAAAATAAAACACTTAAAGACAAATGTCAACCAATGGAGCAGAGGCTTGCAGTCGTGACACttctagaaaaagaaaaacttcatCTACAAAAGCAATACAACGAAATattgcaagaaaatgaaaaacgaaaaagTGAGGTGGAACTTCTTAATGTGTCCGCGcagaaggaaaaagaaaaaagagaagaactaGAAGCGAGACACGATAAACTGGCTACAGATTTGGAGAAGACGAATGAAGAGATTAAAGAACTTAAACATCAAACCCTGAGGCTCGAAGAAATAAAATCATCATTGGAACGAGAAAACGACAAAAAGGTCGACACTATTACCAAGTATTGTGATAATATCGCCAATTTGAAAAGCTCCAACACAGTTTTGGTTCAGCAGAAAGATGAAGCAAGGAACAAGATTTCAGTCTTACTTCAAGGGTTGCAGTCCTTGAGAGACTGTGTTACAAAGTTAAAGGAAGAAAGCAGAGACTTACAGTCGCAAGTAATTGACAAAGGTGCTGATTTTGCTCGAACAATGAAGACTTGTGTCGGTGGTTTAGAAAAAGTTGTGTTTTGTGTACAAAAAGAGAAGCGTGTAACGCTCGAGGAGGAAGTACAAGTAGGCACTGATATCGCAGACAAGCTTGACAAAGATACACAATGTAGTGACTTGCAGTCAGTTGAATTGATCTTAGGGCAGCTTGAAGGAAACGAGAAAATGTTTGAGCaggtgaaaaaaataatgaatgaACTGGAAAGTAGATATGCAACAAATAAGGAAGGAGAGGAGAATTTAGAAAGAGAATTGCCTTTAGCAGCAGATCGAATTAGGGAAGACGGAATTACAGAAAACCAAAATAGTGAATGTGCCACGTGTAAGAATCGTCAGATGGAACTGGCTGCACTAGCAACTGAATTGAATACGGTAAAGAGTTCTTTGCGAACATCAGAATCCGAAAGAACTGAAGCTGTCGAGGAAAGCAAGGAACTGAAACGTGAAGCAAAGTATTTGAAATATGTTCTTTCCTATCGCGAGGACGTTCAGAATCTACAGATGTCCACCCAACAGTCAAAGGAACTAGAAAAAATGAGCTCAAACCTGGAGGAAGCAGAGAAAAAAGTCaacgatttggaagatgaagtTGGGAGACTTCAAGAAGAGAAGCAAACTCTGTTGATGAGCATCTTAAACCTTTACTCTGGACAAGAAATCGAAGATGTCAAAGAAGAGGACGAGGAAGAGGCAGGAGACGAAATGAAGAGCGAGGATAAAGATGAAAATAGGGAAGGTAATGGAGAAATGTTTGCGAGGTCGTCATCGATCGGTGGAAGAAGTCCTCGGACTCCCGAAGCTGTAGCACGAAGGGAAGAATTGAAGTTCCGATTTCGATTGTCTTTATCCGAGTCGGAATACAGCTACACTTCCGACCGAACAGAGGGCGAGGGTGAGAGTGACGACGAAGACATCAACTCACCTACTGCTGTCAATTTGCAggcagtcaaaactgaaaacaagCAGCTTAAATCGAATTTGTATGAAGCCAACGAAGAGAAAGAAGAGTTGTTATCGAATCTTGATAAGCTATGCGAGGAGTATGACTTGCTTAAGGCGAGCCATGATCAACTCGCGGAAGAACATAGTCTGGTTGTAGACAGAGCTAAGAAGGACAAAATAGCGTATCAAACACGGCTCGAACAGATTGAAATTCAAAGAGAAAATATGCACGATACTTTGAGGCAAGTTCAAGATGAAAAACTAGCGCTTTTGAAATGCCTTGAAATGAAGAACTTTGAGGCACAGCCGCTCCCGTCGCCTGTACCAGGCCTCGATTTCGACAAAATTATTGctcgtgctcacgcactcacTCAAGAAGAGTCAAATGAACCAACTTCGCTTCAGAACCTGGACCTGGAAAAGATAATTGCGCATGCACAGTCGTTTACACAAGAAGAAAACAAGTCTGGTGGCCCAAGTTTAATGCCTAACGCTGAAATGGACGAAATAATCGCCCGTGCGCAGTCATTTGCgcgaaaagaaaacaactccAACGAACCAGGCGCGGTTCCTAATCGAGAAATGGACAGGATCATTTCGCGTGCGCATTCGTTTACCCGAGAAGAAAACAAGTCAAGCGAACCAACTTCAAATGAGGAAGAGTCTGACGCGTCTTTGTTTTCTGAGACGGAGGATGATACAAGCGACCAAAGCTATAACAAGCGTATTGCTCAGAGGACGCCTGACCAATATGTGGCTTCCAATGGGCAAATGACACGCAGCACTCCCGAGGATAGTGATTTGGCAGGCATAGTGGCTTCCATTGAAAATGATTTGAGTAAACTCAAAGAGAGGCTTCATAAAAGAGACACATCAG GTGATGACTCAGAATCCAGACCCAGTAAACCTCCACCAGGTGCACGTATTCTCAAACGACAGGCATCCGTTGTAAAGTCGAACCTTGATCGAGTCTGCAGAGAGAAACTGCATCTACAGAATGAAGTGGAGTCACTGAGACGATACTTACTCAAACGAAGGGATTCAGCAATGGATCTCAGGAGAAAGCGTTCACGGGGAAGTTTACGAAAAGACACTGCTTCAGAATTAGAAAATCATTTAGAAGGAATCAAAACGCTGCAAGCCTTGCTTGGAAAATCCGACGAACAGCTCCGACAGACAAACGAAATTATTTCCCGACTCGAGGCAGTCAACAATGAAACCGAAGAAAAGCTTCGAGAGTCCGAAGTTTTAAAGGATGATCTTCGCCGTGCCGTTCAAATAGCaaataattttgcaatggaAGAACAACACAAAGCAGAGCAGCTTGAGCTACGAAATCACGCTTTACTCAAACAAATTGGAGTTTTAAAGTCTGGAGCTGCCTCGCCCAGTACAAACGACACAAGTGACGGATTAGAAGAGTTGACAACTTTAAGAGTCAAGCCCGCTTTCAAACTGAGAGAAACTAAAACTTATAATCGTAACATCAGTGAAGACGACTATGACGACAACGAAAGTACCTTTACAACGGAAGGTGAATCAGACTTTTATTCATCTCGCCGTTCCAGTATCAACAGTGAATCTGATTTTGCTAGAAGTCCACGAGACAATGCAGATACCTTAGATTCTACTGCAACATCTCTTAACGGAGCTGAATTAAACGAGACACAAGAGACAGAGACTGAATGTACGAGTCATGAAAGCTCCACAGTTGATACGTCTGATGATGCTGACGACGACAAGGAATAA
- the LOC138045745 gene encoding myosin heavy chain, cardiac muscle isoform-like isoform X1, which translates to MDGLSESGVKENPPRKSGVGAAIRFVKERRCKEKVVNGPQESSEEEVGVELEETPNQTKKRSSSWRFAAMFTKSQVNLKPDKATLKPSVFPNNGNILKKKARSTILSVLSRRQSQEKLFLDEKPAGNQHSSLSSSEPGSQETKLASQAVIVDLNASKPNPQRPSSVAVRRQSLQLAPSKEVRTSSDSTNKVSQVDPAIGQEKCNSSRTVVDSSNVTQTGLDSLDNNGNIGKLGSRWPPPRNPDIKGESLGLRRASAPKHLFFPPEVEVTKPESDVMVVSMSPSYTSVKDITQDTPSSPRFESDSVKVSIPFQVQGQSQQPEKADHGTDPWSSSVSVCVPFQVDENGASVTLLSSAAPALAAVGSSSAVNSLRSAGKDKIDGAVTKATTHSSPQPSPQPSRRKIHKEGQFKDKRATKESPKSMGKEASKHKAMEKAVSSAALKAPTGGKPRSRSFNVGDKVKLTPSPSGTPSSETPKSSPSNSPKPQRRNAMSKDMNKKRPSEIKKQDAHSRPHSDPLIAEKINNKKKSKGDPAVTDTATTGPRKTSSDSLQSLMNKVKDLEIENKTLKDKCQPMEQRLAVVTLLEKEKLHLQKQYNEILQENEKRKSEVELLNVSAQKEKEKREELEARHDKLATDLEKTNEEIKELKHQTLRLEEIKSSLERENDKKVDTITKYCDNIANLKSSNTVLVQQKDEARNKISVLLQGLQSLRDCVTKLKEESRDLQSQVIDKGADFARTMKTCVGGLEKVVFCVQKEKRVTLEEEVQVGTDIADKLDKDTQCSDLQSVELILGQLEGNEKMFEQVKKIMNELESRYATNKEGEENLERELPLAADRIREDGITENQNSECATCKNRQMELAALATELNTVKSSLRTSESERTEAVEESKELKREAKYLKYVLSYREDVQNLQMSTQQSKELEKMSSNLEEAEKKVNDLEDEVGRLQEEKQTLLMSILNLYSGQEIEDVKEEDEEEAGDEMKSEDKDENREGNGEMFARSSSIGGRSPRTPEAVARREELKFRFRLSLSESEYSYTSDRTEGEGESDDEDINSPTAVNLQAVKTENKQLKSNLYEANEEKEELLSNLDKLCEEYDLLKASHDQLAEEHSLVVDRAKKDKIAYQTRLEQIEIQRENMHDTLRQVQDEKLALLKCLEMKNFEAQPLPSPVPGLDFDKIIARAHALTQEESNEPTSLQNLDLEKIIAHAQSFTQEENKSGGPSLMPNAEMDEIIARAQSFARKENNSNEPGAVPNREMDRIISRAHSFTREENKSSEPTSNEEESDASLFSETEDDTSDQSYNKRIAQRTPDQYVASNGQMTRSTPEDSDLAGIVASIENDLSKLKERLHKRDTSGDDSESRPSKPPPGARILKRQASVVKSNLDRVCREKLHLQNEVESLRRYLLKRRDSAMDLRRKRSRGSLRKDTASELENHLEGIKTLQALLGKSDEQLRQTNEIISRLEAVNNETEEKLRESEVLKDDLRRAVQIANNFAMEEQHKAEQLELRNHALLKQIGVLKSGAASPSTNDTSDGLEELTTLRVKPAFKLRETKTYNRNISEDDYDDNESTFTTEGESDFYSSRRSSINSESDFARSPRDNADTLDSTATSLNGAELNETQETETECTSHESSTVDTSDDADDDKE; encoded by the exons GAAAATCCTCCCCGAAAATCAGGTGTTGGAGCCGCAATTCGCTTCGTGAAAGAAAGGAGGTGCAAGGAAAAAGTGGTGAATGGTCCTCAGGAATCCTCGGAAGAGGAGGTTGGTGTCGAGCTAGAAGAAACGCCCAACCAAACAAAGAAACGATCTTCATCTTGGAGATTTGCCGCCATGTTTACGAAGTCACAGGTCAACCTTAAACCAGACAAAG CGACTTTGAAGCCATCGGTTTTTCCAAACAATGGTAACATCCTAAAGAAGAAAGCACGAAGTACCATCTTATCTGTGTTATCAAGACGCCAGTCACAGGAGAAGCTTTTTCTTGATGAAAAACCTGCTGGAAATCAACACAGCTCTCTCAGTTCATCAGAGCCGGGCTCGCAGGAGACAAAATTGGCTTCCCAGGCAGTGATAGTCGATCTAAATGCATCGAAACCCAATCCCCAGAGGCCGAGTTCTGTCGCCGTAAGAAGACAAAGTCTCCAATTGGCACCGTCCAAAGAGGTGAGGACTTCATCCGACTCCACTAATAAAGTTTCTCAAGTTGATCCGGCAATTGGACAAGAAAAATGCAATTCCTCGCGCACGGTGGTTGATTCAAGTAATGTAACTCAGACTGGGCTTGACAGTTTAGATAACAACGGAAATATCGGCAAACTGGGATCGAGATGGCCGCCACCGCGCAACCCTGACATCAAAGGTGAATCCCTTGGTTTGCGCAGAGCTTCAGCACCAAAACACTTGTTTTTTCCACCAGAGGTGGAAGTTACTAAGCCAGAATCTGATGTGATGGTTGTGTCCATGTCGCCCTCGTACACCAGTGTAAAGGACATTACTCAAGATACTCCTAGCAGTCCAAGATTTGAGTCGGACTCAGTCAAGGTGTCCATACCTTTCCAGGTTCAAGGTCAGAGCCAACAACCCGAGAAAGCCGATCACGGTACAGACCCGTGGTCATCGTCTGTCTCCGTTTGTGTGCCATTTCAAGTCGACGAGAATGGTGCTAGTGTGACTCTGTTATCCTCTGCTGCACCTGCACTTGCTGCTGTGGGCAGCAGTAGTGCGGTTAACTCATTGCGTTCGGCAGGAAAAGATAAAATTGATGGAGCTGTTACTAAAGCAACCACCCACTCCTCTCCGCAACCCTCTCCACAACCAAGCAGACGAAAAATCCACAAAG AAGGTCAATTCAAGGACAAGAGGGCGACAAAAGAATCACCAAAGAGCATGGGAAAGGAGGCCAGCAAGCACAAGGCGATGGAGAAAGCAGTGTCCTCTGCGGCTTTAAAAGCCCCAACAGGAG GCAAACCAAGATCAAGATCCTTCAATGTCGGGGACAAAGTTAAACTAACTCCGAGTCCCAGTGGAACGCCGTCCTCGGAAACTCCAAAATCAAGTCCCAGTAATTCTCCAAAACCCCAGAGACGCAACGCCATGTCCAAAGACATGAACAAGAAGAGACCAAGTGAGATAAAGAAACAAGATGCTCACAGCAGaccccattcagaccctctCATTGCCGAAAA GATAAATAACAAGAAGAAATCTAAAGGCGACCCAGCCGTCACTGATACTGCTACAACGGGCCCAC GGAAAACAAGTTCTGATTCTTTGCAATCACTGATGAATAAAGTCAAAGATCTTGAGATTGAAAATAAAACACTTAAAGACAAATGTCAACCAATGGAGCAGAGGCTTGCAGTCGTGACACttctagaaaaagaaaaacttcatCTACAAAAGCAATACAACGAAATattgcaagaaaatgaaaaacgaaaaagTGAGGTGGAACTTCTTAATGTGTCCGCGcagaaggaaaaagaaaaaagagaagaactaGAAGCGAGACACGATAAACTGGCTACAGATTTGGAGAAGACGAATGAAGAGATTAAAGAACTTAAACATCAAACCCTGAGGCTCGAAGAAATAAAATCATCATTGGAACGAGAAAACGACAAAAAGGTCGACACTATTACCAAGTATTGTGATAATATCGCCAATTTGAAAAGCTCCAACACAGTTTTGGTTCAGCAGAAAGATGAAGCAAGGAACAAGATTTCAGTCTTACTTCAAGGGTTGCAGTCCTTGAGAGACTGTGTTACAAAGTTAAAGGAAGAAAGCAGAGACTTACAGTCGCAAGTAATTGACAAAGGTGCTGATTTTGCTCGAACAATGAAGACTTGTGTCGGTGGTTTAGAAAAAGTTGTGTTTTGTGTACAAAAAGAGAAGCGTGTAACGCTCGAGGAGGAAGTACAAGTAGGCACTGATATCGCAGACAAGCTTGACAAAGATACACAATGTAGTGACTTGCAGTCAGTTGAATTGATCTTAGGGCAGCTTGAAGGAAACGAGAAAATGTTTGAGCaggtgaaaaaaataatgaatgaACTGGAAAGTAGATATGCAACAAATAAGGAAGGAGAGGAGAATTTAGAAAGAGAATTGCCTTTAGCAGCAGATCGAATTAGGGAAGACGGAATTACAGAAAACCAAAATAGTGAATGTGCCACGTGTAAGAATCGTCAGATGGAACTGGCTGCACTAGCAACTGAATTGAATACGGTAAAGAGTTCTTTGCGAACATCAGAATCCGAAAGAACTGAAGCTGTCGAGGAAAGCAAGGAACTGAAACGTGAAGCAAAGTATTTGAAATATGTTCTTTCCTATCGCGAGGACGTTCAGAATCTACAGATGTCCACCCAACAGTCAAAGGAACTAGAAAAAATGAGCTCAAACCTGGAGGAAGCAGAGAAAAAAGTCaacgatttggaagatgaagtTGGGAGACTTCAAGAAGAGAAGCAAACTCTGTTGATGAGCATCTTAAACCTTTACTCTGGACAAGAAATCGAAGATGTCAAAGAAGAGGACGAGGAAGAGGCAGGAGACGAAATGAAGAGCGAGGATAAAGATGAAAATAGGGAAGGTAATGGAGAAATGTTTGCGAGGTCGTCATCGATCGGTGGAAGAAGTCCTCGGACTCCCGAAGCTGTAGCACGAAGGGAAGAATTGAAGTTCCGATTTCGATTGTCTTTATCCGAGTCGGAATACAGCTACACTTCCGACCGAACAGAGGGCGAGGGTGAGAGTGACGACGAAGACATCAACTCACCTACTGCTGTCAATTTGCAggcagtcaaaactgaaaacaagCAGCTTAAATCGAATTTGTATGAAGCCAACGAAGAGAAAGAAGAGTTGTTATCGAATCTTGATAAGCTATGCGAGGAGTATGACTTGCTTAAGGCGAGCCATGATCAACTCGCGGAAGAACATAGTCTGGTTGTAGACAGAGCTAAGAAGGACAAAATAGCGTATCAAACACGGCTCGAACAGATTGAAATTCAAAGAGAAAATATGCACGATACTTTGAGGCAAGTTCAAGATGAAAAACTAGCGCTTTTGAAATGCCTTGAAATGAAGAACTTTGAGGCACAGCCGCTCCCGTCGCCTGTACCAGGCCTCGATTTCGACAAAATTATTGctcgtgctcacgcactcacTCAAGAAGAGTCAAATGAACCAACTTCGCTTCAGAACCTGGACCTGGAAAAGATAATTGCGCATGCACAGTCGTTTACACAAGAAGAAAACAAGTCTGGTGGCCCAAGTTTAATGCCTAACGCTGAAATGGACGAAATAATCGCCCGTGCGCAGTCATTTGCgcgaaaagaaaacaactccAACGAACCAGGCGCGGTTCCTAATCGAGAAATGGACAGGATCATTTCGCGTGCGCATTCGTTTACCCGAGAAGAAAACAAGTCAAGCGAACCAACTTCAAATGAGGAAGAGTCTGACGCGTCTTTGTTTTCTGAGACGGAGGATGATACAAGCGACCAAAGCTATAACAAGCGTATTGCTCAGAGGACGCCTGACCAATATGTGGCTTCCAATGGGCAAATGACACGCAGCACTCCCGAGGATAGTGATTTGGCAGGCATAGTGGCTTCCATTGAAAATGATTTGAGTAAACTCAAAGAGAGGCTTCATAAAAGAGACACATCAG GTGATGACTCAGAATCCAGACCCAGTAAACCTCCACCAGGTGCACGTATTCTCAAACGACAGGCATCCGTTGTAAAGTCGAACCTTGATCGAGTCTGCAGAGAGAAACTGCATCTACAGAATGAAGTGGAGTCACTGAGACGATACTTACTCAAACGAAGGGATTCAGCAATGGATCTCAGGAGAAAGCGTTCACGGGGAAGTTTACGAAAAGACACTGCTTCAGAATTAGAAAATCATTTAGAAGGAATCAAAACGCTGCAAGCCTTGCTTGGAAAATCCGACGAACAGCTCCGACAGACAAACGAAATTATTTCCCGACTCGAGGCAGTCAACAATGAAACCGAAGAAAAGCTTCGAGAGTCCGAAGTTTTAAAGGATGATCTTCGCCGTGCCGTTCAAATAGCaaataattttgcaatggaAGAACAACACAAAGCAGAGCAGCTTGAGCTACGAAATCACGCTTTACTCAAACAAATTGGAGTTTTAAAGTCTGGAGCTGCCTCGCCCAGTACAAACGACACAAGTGACGGATTAGAAGAGTTGACAACTTTAAGAGTCAAGCCCGCTTTCAAACTGAGAGAAACTAAAACTTATAATCGTAACATCAGTGAAGACGACTATGACGACAACGAAAGTACCTTTACAACGGAAGGTGAATCAGACTTTTATTCATCTCGCCGTTCCAGTATCAACAGTGAATCTGATTTTGCTAGAAGTCCACGAGACAATGCAGATACCTTAGATTCTACTGCAACATCTCTTAACGGAGCTGAATTAAACGAGACACAAGAGACAGAGACTGAATGTACGAGTCATGAAAGCTCCACAGTTGATACGTCTGATGATGCTGACGACGACAAGGAATAA